Proteins encoded in a region of the Alphaproteobacteria bacterium genome:
- a CDS encoding molybdopterin-dependent oxidoreductase, with amino-acid sequence MRPKFPYVRKVLWDYYTEELRNGKDPVAAYAAVVEDPEKSKKYKEARGKAGWKRVSWDQAVELVVAGQIHTIKKYGPDHMAMFSPIPAMSLLSFISGHRYNNLLGGIYCSYYEWYHDLPHVSSSM; translated from the coding sequence TTGCGGCCCAAATTTCCCTACGTGCGCAAAGTCCTTTGGGACTATTACACCGAGGAACTGAGGAACGGAAAAGACCCCGTCGCAGCCTACGCCGCCGTGGTCGAGGATCCAGAGAAGTCGAAGAAGTACAAAGAGGCCAGAGGCAAGGCCGGCTGGAAGCGGGTGAGTTGGGACCAGGCGGTAGAGCTGGTCGTGGCGGGGCAAATTCACACCATCAAAAAGTACGGCCCCGACCATATGGCCATGTTCTCGCCGATTCCGGCCATGAGTCTGCTCAGTTTCATTTCGGGGCATAGGTACAACAACCTGCTGGGTGGAATCTATTGCAGTTACTACGAGTGGTATCATGATTTGCCGCACGTATCATCTTCGATG